Proteins co-encoded in one Dama dama isolate Ldn47 chromosome 2, ASM3311817v1, whole genome shotgun sequence genomic window:
- the LOC133066398 gene encoding pregnancy-associated glycoprotein 2-like has protein sequence MKWLGLLGLVALSECMVIIPVMQMKTMRETLRERNLLTDFSEEHPYSLSQNATNDQNIIYHPLRNYKDFVYVGTIAIGTPPQEFTVMFDTGSSDLWVPSTHCHSLSCLTHNLFNPHKSTTFKLLDNPVDLIYASGRINGVLGQDIIQIGNLLHFNQTFALSQKQSKHFFQNAPFDGILGLGFPSLAIQGTTPLFDNLKNLGLIPYPLFAFYLSCWRENGSVVMFGGVDHSYHTGKLNWVPVSRTHYWQITMGRISMNGKVIACKRGCQAILDTGTTFLLGPSRRIAKIHRLIHVRPFESLQYTVPCNTTSTLPPLIFTIKGIDYPVPAQAYIHKNSEGLCYSTFRNGKQHENEAETWVLGNAFLRLYFSVYDREKYRIGLAPAV, from the exons atgaagtggcttggACTCCTCGGGCTGGTAGCTCTCTCAGAGTGCATGGTCAT AATTCCTGTTATGCAAATGAAGACCATGAGAGAAACCCTAAGGGAAAGAAATTTGCTGACAGATTTCTCTGAGGAACACCCTTACAGCCTGTCCCAGAATGCCACTAATGACCAAAACATAATTTATCATCCCCTGAGGAACTACAAGGAT TTCGTCTATGTTGGCACCATCGCCATTGGAACGCCCCCTCAGGAGTTCACGGTTATGTTTGACACTGGCTCCTCTGACCTGTGGGTGCCCTCCACCCACTGCCACAGTCTGAGCTGCT TGACACACAATCTCTTCAACCCTCACAAGTCTACCACCTTCAAGCTCCTGGACAACCCTGTTGACCTCATCTATGCCTCTGGGAGGATAAACGGAGTCCTTGGCCAAGACATCATTCAG ATTGGGAACCTTCTCCACTTCAACCAGACCTTTGCCCTGAGCCAGAAGCAAtccaaacatttttttcaaaatgcacCTTTTGATGGCATCCTGGGCCTGGGCTTCCCCAGCCTTGCCATCCAAGGAACCACCCCACTCTTTGACAACCTGAAGAACCTTGGACTTATTCCTTACCCTCTCTTTGCCTTCTACTTGAGCTG CTGGAGGGAGAATGGCAGTGTGGTGATGTTTGGTGGGGTGGACCACTCCTACCACACGGGAAAGCTCAACTGGGTACCAGTGTCCCGAACCCACTACTGGCAGATAACCATGGGCCG CATCTCCATGAACGGGAAGGTAATTGCTTGTAAACGCGGCTGCCAGGCTATTTTGGATACTGGGACTACATTCCTGCTCGGCCCAAGTAGACGCATCGCCAAAATCCACAGGCTTATCCACGTCAGGCCCTTTGAAAGTCTGCAG TACACGGTTCCATGTAACACCACCAGCACCCTGCCTCCTCTCATCTTCACCATCAAGGGCATCGACTACCCAGTGCCCGCTCAAGCCTACATTCACAAG AATTCTGAGGGCCTCTGCTACAGCACCTTTCGGAATGGCAAACAGCATGAGAACGAGGCAGAGACCTGGGTCCTGGGTAACGCCTTCCTGAGGCTGTACTTCTCAGTTTATGATCGGGAAAAGTACAGGATTGGCCTGGCTCCTGCAGTGTAA